A single genomic interval of Vulpes lagopus strain Blue_001 chromosome 19, ASM1834538v1, whole genome shotgun sequence harbors:
- the LOC121478666 gene encoding ubiquitin-conjugating enzyme E2 N-like, whose translation MAGLPRRIIKETQRLLAEPVPGIKAEPDESNARYFHVVIAGPQDSPFEGGTFKLELFLPEEYPMAAPKVRFMTKIYHPNVDKLGRICLDILKDKWSPAVQIRTVLLSIQALLSAPNPDDPLANDVAVQWKTNEAQAIETARAWTRLYAMNNI comes from the coding sequence ATGGCCGGGCTGCCCCGCAGGATTATCAAGGAAACCCAGCGTTTGCTGGCAGAACCAGTTCCTGGCATTAAAGCAGAACCAGATGAGAGCAATGCCCGTTATTTTCATGTGGTCATTGCTGGCCCCCAGGATTCCCCCTTTGAGGGAGGGACTTTTAAACTGGAACTATTCCTTCCAGAAGAATACCCGATGGCAGCCCCTAAAGTACGTTTCATGACCAAAATTTATCATCCTAATGTAGACAAGTTGGGAAgaatatgtttagatattttgaaagataagtggTCCCCAGCAGTGCAGATCCGCACAGTTCTGCTATCGATCCAGGCTTTGTTAAGTGCTCCCAATCCAGATGATCCGTTAGCAAATGACGTAGCGGTGCAGTGGAAGACCAACGAAGCCCAAGCCATAGAAACAGCTAGAGCATGGACTAGGCTATATgccatgaataatatttaa